A window of Leucoraja erinacea ecotype New England unplaced genomic scaffold, Leri_hhj_1 Leri_65S, whole genome shotgun sequence contains these coding sequences:
- the ppp1r10 gene encoding serine/threonine-protein phosphatase 1 regulatory subunit 10 codes for MGSGPVDPKELLIGLDCLLGKDGEIKSGDGVIRIYRLMKESKKLVSRCMYLNILLQTKSEDILNQFISIGGYKLLNNWLAYSKTGSNVSLLQQILLALQLLPLKVDHLKQNNTAKIVKQLSKTFEDEELRKLAQVLVNHWMTLIRSQSLGPGMIEKLPEKRKRKDEGKVRAPDSERVPEPKSDLREEVKEEEIEMKREKPKSLRTTAPSHAKFRSTGLEMEPAAPVQPKKIIPGPIISDKYNIKPAPLKRPNTSLTSNAAPQVEKKYKPLNVTPNTTKEIKVKIIPPQPIESTGFLEALNSAPVHGQKIKKKKKMTSPTSIKSNPFDPKASPEQSSAKPASPDAANIEPMDVERAATPIPLEEVSEPMKITTAEEDNPASVSVSVAEPSVPEAAPEVTKLTKKGKKRKTVSWREDSMLRDYFYFELDETERVNVNKVKDFGEAAKRDMMMDRQAFENHRRISTDTMEEKVPWTCPILINLGPQLAERGSCSQEKYIQGEREKGILQEIFLSKDCVPDSPHEPDPESYETIPPKVIPLDDENGVEEILYEEPLQPVIGLHSPDGSGSSKLPPVLVNLMGSMGLVKAQQAGVNPNSGINVQELLTSIMSNQKPIEELVKQPEFSDKIKQLLGPLQQQQAPPGQQMMGPPPVMNGFPPGPNNMPHFPPGGPGGPGGPYPGPHGHSGPRTMGPPQQRDSYWEPPGDNNNNNNMRGPPHGMRGGPYSRGRGRNNDQAFRGRCSRGPHSHGGGRGGHGNGNHSGDMSNRPRCRHFMMKGSCRYEINCAFYHPGVNGPPLP; via the exons ATTGATGAAGGAATCAAAAAAGTTAGTCAGCAGATGTATGTACTTAAACATTCTGCTACAGACCAAGTCTGAGGATATCCTAAATCA GTTCATCAGCATTGGTGGTTACAAACTGCTGAATAATTGGCTGGCCTATTCCAAAACTGGCAGCAATGTGTCATTGTTGCAGCAGATTCTGCTGGCGTTGCAGTTGTTACCACTCAAAGTGGACCATTTGAAACAG AATAACACTGCCAAGATAGTGAAGCAGTTGAGCAAGACGTTTGAGGATGAAG AGCTCAGGAAGTTGGCACAGGTTTTGGTCAACCATTGGATGACTCTCATTCGATCTCAGAGTTTGGGCCCTGGAATGATAG AAAAACTTCCAGAGAAAAGGAAGCGGAAAGATGAAGGAAAGGTTCGAGCGCCAGATTCCGAGAGAGTCCCAGAACCCAAATCAGACCTCCGAGAGGAGGTGAAGGAGGAAGAAATAGAGATGAAACGAGAGAAGCCCAAATCATTGCGGACAACGGCCCCCAGTCACGCCAAGTTCCGGTCCACAG gtcTGGAGATGGAACCAGCAGCTCCCGTTCAGCCAAAAAAGATCATCCCTGGTCCAATCATTTCTGACAAGTACAACATCAAGCCAGCACCTCTCAAACGACCAAA CACGTCTTTAACAAGCAATGCTGCGCCGCAAGTGGAAAAGAAGTACAAACCGTTAAATGTGACGCCCAACACTACCAAGGAAATCAAAGTCAAGATCATTCCTCCTCAAC CCATTGAGAGTACCGGCTTCTTGGAGGCACTCAACTCTGCTCCAGTACATGGGCAAAAaatcaagaagaagaagaagatgacatCACCAACCAGCATCAAG TCTAATCCCTTTGATCCGAAAGCCAGCCCTGAACAGAGCAGCGCCAAGCCggcctctccagatgctgccaacATTGAGcccatggatgtggagagggcagCCACACCTATACCGCTGGAGGAGGTGTCCGAGCCCATGAAGAtca CAACGGCGGAAGAGGACAACCCGGCATCCGTGTCTGTGTCGGTGGCCGAGCCCTCTGTCCCCGAGGCAGCGCCAGAAGTGACCAAATTAACCAAAaaggggaagaagaggaagactGTGTCATGGCGCGAGGATTCCATGCTGCGAGATTATTTCTACTTCGAGCTGGACGAAACGGAGAGAG TCAACGTGAACAAGGTTAAAGACTTTGGTGAAGCTGCCAAGCGTGATATGATGATGGACCGGCAGGCGTTTGAGAACCATCGCAGGATAAGCACCGACACGATGGAAGAGAAGGTCCCATGGACCTGCCCGATCTTAATCAACCTGGGCCCTCAGCTGGCAGAGCGTGGAAGCTGTAGTCAGGAGAAGTACATTCAAGGCGAACGAGAGAAAGGAATCCTGCAGGAAATCTTCCTGTCGAAAGACTG CGTTCCAGACAGTCCCCATGAACCTGACCCCGAATCCTACGAAACCATTCCGCCCAAGGTCATTCCACTGGATGAT GAGAATGGAGTCGAGGAGATTTTGTATGAAGAGCCGCTGCAGCCCGTCATTGGCTTGCACTCCCCGGATGGTTCTGGAAGCTCCAAGCTGCCTCCAGTGTTGGTCAACCTGATGGGCAGCATGGGCCTGGTGAAGGCACAGCAGGCTGGCGTGAATCCCAACTCCGGCATCAACGTCCAGGAACTCCTCACCTCCATCATG AGCAATCAAAAGCCCATCGAGGAGTTGGTTAAACAGCCAGAGTTTTCGGATAAAATCAAGCAGCTACTTGGGCCCCTGCAGCAGCAACAAGCCCCTCCAG GCCAACAGATGATGGGCCCTCCTCCAGTGATGAATGGCTTCCCGCCAGGCCCCAACAACATGCCCCACTTCCCACCTGGTGGTCCCGGTGGTCCGGGCGGCCCCTACCCAG GTCCCCATGGTCACAGTGGCCCCCGGACGATGGGCCCCCCTCAGCAGCGCGACAGCTACTGGGAGCCCCCCGgcgacaacaacaacaacaacaacatgaGGGGCCCCCCTCACGGCATGCGCGGGGGCCCCTACTCGCGAGGCCGGGGCCGCAACAACGACCAGGCCTTCAGGGGCCGCTGCAGCCGAGGGCCGCACTCCcacggaggggggagaggaggacatGGCAATGGCAACCACAGTGGAG ACATGTCAAACAGACCTCGGTGCCGGCACTTCATGATGAAGGGCAGCTGCCGCTACGAGATCAACTGTGCCTTCTACCACCCGGGAGTGAACGGGCCCCCACTGCCCTGA